One genomic segment of Capricornis sumatraensis isolate serow.1 chromosome X, serow.2, whole genome shotgun sequence includes these proteins:
- the LOC138071123 gene encoding histone H2B-like produces the protein MENGGAAVWEPSSDGHEEDVITIETSTSETEPSEPEMAKAETSKPEPYDAEPKKAKQKTAKGRRCRCRRRRCRQGNFSSFATYFPRVLKQVHTGLSLSRDSVNILDSFVKDMFERIAEEAGRLAHSNKRCTIMTEDIETAVRLLLPGELGKYATSEGTKSVIRYHLSR, from the coding sequence ATGGAGAATGGTGGCGCTGCCGTGTGGGAACCATCCTCTGACGGCCATGAGGAAGACGTGATCACCATAGAAACCAGCACCTCCGAAACTGAGCCCTCTGAACCGGAGATGGCGAAAGCAGAGACCTCCAAACCAGAGCCGTATGATGCTGAACcaaaaaaggcaaagcagaagaCAGCTAAGGGCCGCCGTTGCCGTTGCCGTCGCCGCCGCTGCCGTCAGGGCAATTTCTCCAGCTTTGCTACCTATTTCCCTAGGGTGCTGAAGCAAGTACATACAGGCCTGAGTCTTTCCCGTGATTCCGTGAACATCCTGGATTCGTTTGTGAAAGATATGTTCGAGCGGATTGCCGAAGAGGCCGGGCGCCTGGCCCACAGCAACAAGCGCTGCACCATCATGACCGAAGACATCGAGACCGCTGTGCGTCTTCTGTTGCCTGGGGAGCTCGGCAAGTATGCCACGTCCGAGGGCACCAAGTCGGTCATCAGATACCACCTCTCCAGATGA
- the LOC138071124 gene encoding histone H2B 1/2-like: MAQPSSDNSEKDLGTNEAGTSKIKPSETESSETETSETEPSETETSETEPSEPEPYDAEPKKAKQKTAKGRRRRRRRRRHLDNFPSFATYFPRVLRQVHTGLSLSHEAMNLMDSFVKDMFEQIAEEAGSLARSNKHCTITSGEIQTAVSLLLPGEIGKHAVSEATKSVIRYNTRR; this comes from the coding sequence ATGGCTCAGCCATCCTCTGACAACTCTGAGAAAGACCTGGGCACCAACGAAGCCGGAACCTCCAAAATAAAGCCCTCTGAAACGGAGTCCTCTGAAACAGAGACCTCAGAAACGGAGCCCTCTGAGACAGAGACCTCGGAAACCGAGCCCTCCGAACCAGAGCCCTATGATGCTGAGCCAAAGAAGGCGAAACAGAAGACAGCTAaaggccgccgccgccgccgccgccgtcgccgccaTCTGGACAACTTTCCAAGCTTCGCCACATATTTCCCCAGGGTGCTGAGGCAAGTGCACACCGGCCTGAGTCTCTCTCACGAGGCCATGAACCTCATGGATTCGTTCGTGAAGGATATGTTTGAGCAGATCGCTGAAGAGGCCGGGAGCCTGGCCCGCTCCAACAAGCACTGCACCATCACGAGTGGGGAGATCCAGACAGCCGTGAGTCTTCTCTTGCCTGGGGAGATCGGCAAGCACGCAGTGTCCGAGGCCACCAAGTCGGTCATCAGATACAACACCCGCAGATGA
- the LOC138071125 gene encoding histone H2B 1/2-like gives MENGGSTVSAPSSDSHEEDVITIETSTSEIEPSEMEMAKAETSKPEPYDAEPRKAKQKTAKGRRCRRRRCRQGNFSSFATYFPRVLKQVHTGLSLSRESVNILDSFVKDMFERIAEEAGRLAHSNKRCTIMTEDIQTAVRLLLPGELGKYATSEATKSVIRYHTCR, from the coding sequence ATGGAGAATGGTGGCTCTACCGTGTCTGCACCATCCTCTGACAGCCATGAGGAAGACGTGATCACCATAGAAACCAGCACCTCCGAAATTGAGCCCTCTGAAATGGAGATGGCAAAAGCAGAGACCTCCAAACCAGAGCCGTATGATGCTGAACCAAGAAAGGCAAAGCAGAAGACAGCTAAGGGCCGCCGTTGCCGTCGCCGCCGCTGCCGTCAGGGTAATTTCTCCAGCTTTGCTACCTATTTCCCTAGGGTGCTGAAGCAAGTACATACAGGCCTGAGTCTTTCCCGTGAGTCCGTGAACATCCTGGATTCGTTTGTGAAAGATATGTTCGAGCGGATTGCCGAAGAGGCCGGGCGCCTGGCCCACAGCAACAAGCGCTGCACCATCATGACCGAAGACATCCAGACAGCTGTGCGTCTTCTGTTGCCTGGGGAGCTCGGCAAGTATGCCACGTCCGAGGCCACCAAGTCGGTCATCAGATACCACACCTGCAGATGA